The Sphingomonas sp. genome contains a region encoding:
- a CDS encoding alginate export family protein, whose protein sequence is MRSVTRVLGATSALALSMPAAAQVVETAGYPAAASGDGATNGGYNLSRWAEDWRKLCDPAKRDDPIDALKCIKLTPSGDVYVTLSGEARLRTNHTTNPNLRDSRAQRQDIVRLVGGADVHIGEHLRVYGEIAHGGISGVELGAPAATLRNDVAVQQLFVEAKGEVAGIDVGARYGRQEFTDGPNLLVSQRDNNTIRYTLNGFRGWARGKTVRVDVFDLKPTQYGDLGTEDDVTDPARRFSGVSLGFVVPKAWVGGAKLYFDPFFWRRRNNVGAWGGRIGPGTRFYLGTHLWGEAGPVTIDWSVNHQWGYYRDQQIDAWHGFFAQNVRLGSGKRAPRIGFHADYASGGGGYGDGKLRNAYAPFGNNIYYSYGLFLTPSNLLALAPTLNLSPTSKLRLNLEYQRAWRANVHDAVYRANGQPFAGTQNVRDSRTADVARVQAVWALTPRLSLTGRYEHLAAGPALTKAGYASSDFVAGWVSFRF, encoded by the coding sequence ATGCGTAGCGTAACCCGCGTCCTGGGCGCCACCTCGGCGCTCGCCCTGAGCATGCCTGCCGCCGCGCAGGTCGTCGAAACCGCCGGCTACCCGGCCGCTGCCTCGGGAGACGGCGCCACCAATGGCGGCTACAACCTTTCCCGCTGGGCGGAGGATTGGCGCAAGCTGTGCGATCCCGCCAAGCGCGATGATCCGATCGATGCGCTGAAATGCATCAAGCTCACCCCCAGCGGCGACGTCTATGTCACGCTCTCGGGCGAAGCGCGGCTCCGGACGAACCACACCACCAACCCCAATCTGCGCGACAGCCGCGCACAGCGGCAGGACATCGTCCGGCTGGTCGGCGGCGCGGACGTGCATATAGGCGAGCATCTCCGCGTCTATGGCGAGATCGCGCATGGCGGCATCAGCGGCGTCGAGCTCGGCGCACCGGCCGCGACGCTGCGCAATGATGTGGCGGTGCAGCAGCTGTTCGTCGAAGCCAAGGGCGAAGTGGCCGGTATCGATGTCGGCGCGCGCTATGGTCGGCAGGAGTTCACCGACGGGCCCAACCTGCTGGTTTCGCAGCGCGACAACAACACGATCCGCTATACCCTCAATGGCTTTCGCGGCTGGGCGCGCGGCAAGACGGTGCGGGTCGACGTGTTCGACCTGAAACCCACCCAATATGGCGATCTCGGCACCGAGGATGACGTGACCGATCCGGCGCGCCGCTTCTCGGGCGTGAGCCTCGGCTTCGTCGTGCCCAAGGCCTGGGTGGGCGGTGCCAAGCTCTATTTCGATCCCTTCTTCTGGCGTCGCCGCAACAATGTAGGCGCTTGGGGCGGTCGTATCGGCCCGGGCACGCGCTTCTATCTGGGCACGCATCTTTGGGGCGAGGCGGGGCCGGTGACGATCGACTGGTCGGTAAACCATCAATGGGGATATTATCGCGATCAGCAGATCGACGCCTGGCATGGCTTCTTCGCGCAGAATGTCCGGTTGGGCAGCGGCAAGCGCGCACCGCGGATCGGCTTCCACGCCGATTATGCCAGCGGCGGGGGCGGCTATGGCGACGGCAAGCTGCGCAATGCCTATGCGCCGTTCGGCAACAACATCTATTACAGCTACGGCCTGTTCCTCACCCCCAGCAACCTGCTGGCGCTGGCGCCTACGCTGAACCTGTCGCCTACCTCCAAGCTGCGGTTGAACCTGGAATATCAGCGGGCTTGGCGCGCCAATGTCCACGACGCGGTGTATCGCGCCAACGGCCAGCCCTTCGCGGGGACGCAGAATGTGCGCGACTCCCGGACCGCCGATGTCGCGCGGGTGCAGGCGGTTTGGGCGCTGACCCCGCGGCTGTCGCTCACCGGGCGCTACGAGCACCTCGCCGCCGGGCCCGCGCTCACCAAGGCGGGCTATGCGAGCTCGGACTTCGTCGCCGGCTGGGTCAGCTTCCGCTTCTGA
- a CDS encoding ABC transporter permease, translating into MSFAAAFRATWATVLTSRTLLSTMLLAVVLYAFYYPAPYSQEVAQQLPVVLVDEDASALSRELVRNLEATRAVTVVDHAPSVAEAQARLRAGKADGVVLIARGLQRQLRTGAPGAGIAVWVNASYLLRASTIGEAVTEVLRDLAVEKLDVLGQVVRTGPPVTVVREPMFNPTAGYKGYVFPAVAIVIIQQTLLFGVATLLGGRRREGRWRMGHGEYAGTWAAFTSVGLLTCLFLFGFIFWVQGIPRDENVAGMLLSAPLLAASVAGLGLWLGSYFDRSERAMVILAPTSAPFFFLSGTAWPLDQMPGFVRALAQLIPSTSGVHVFVPLNQMHASLADVAPGVLTLLALTLLYGGLGWWRIAGPRQKRKLTQPATKSELA; encoded by the coding sequence ATGAGCTTCGCCGCGGCCTTCCGTGCCACCTGGGCGACGGTGCTGACCTCGCGCACCCTGCTGAGCACCATGCTGCTCGCGGTGGTGCTCTACGCCTTCTACTATCCAGCTCCCTACAGTCAGGAAGTGGCACAGCAGCTGCCCGTGGTGCTGGTCGACGAGGATGCCAGCGCGCTCAGCCGCGAACTGGTCCGCAACCTCGAGGCGACCCGCGCGGTAACCGTGGTCGATCACGCCCCGAGCGTCGCAGAGGCGCAGGCGCGGCTGCGCGCGGGCAAGGCCGACGGGGTGGTGTTGATCGCCCGCGGCTTGCAGCGTCAGCTGCGCACCGGCGCACCGGGGGCCGGGATCGCGGTGTGGGTCAATGCCTCGTACCTTTTGCGCGCCAGCACGATCGGCGAGGCGGTAACGGAGGTGCTGCGCGATCTCGCCGTCGAGAAGCTCGATGTGCTGGGGCAGGTCGTGCGCACCGGCCCGCCCGTCACCGTCGTGCGCGAGCCGATGTTCAACCCTACCGCGGGCTATAAGGGCTATGTCTTCCCCGCCGTCGCGATCGTCATCATCCAGCAGACCCTGCTGTTCGGCGTCGCCACCCTCCTCGGCGGACGGCGCCGCGAGGGCCGCTGGCGGATGGGGCATGGCGAATATGCCGGCACCTGGGCGGCGTTCACTTCCGTAGGGCTGCTGACCTGCCTGTTCCTGTTCGGCTTCATCTTCTGGGTGCAGGGCATCCCGCGCGACGAGAATGTCGCGGGCATGCTGCTCAGCGCGCCGCTGCTCGCCGCCTCGGTCGCCGGACTGGGGCTGTGGCTCGGCAGCTATTTCGACCGCTCGGAACGGGCGATGGTGATCCTCGCGCCCACCTCCGCGCCCTTCTTCTTCCTGTCCGGCACCGCCTGGCCGCTCGACCAGATGCCGGGCTTCGTCCGCGCGCTGGCGCAACTGATCCCCTCGACCAGCGGCGTGCACGTGTTCGTGCCGCTCAACCAGATGCACGCCAGCCTCGCCGACGTGGCGCCGGGGGTGCTCACGCTGCTCGCCCTCACGCTCCTCTATGGCGGGCTTGGCTGGTGGCGGATCGCAGGGCCGCGTCAGAAGCGGAAGCTGACCCAGCCGGCGACGAAGTCCGAGCTCGCATAG
- a CDS encoding alpha/beta hydrolase, with protein MKITYAAIAAAMFAVHPVHAQTAPAASAQAAPVPIAEDFKPSTLNQPGQQYPQVNSQGYVRFRVMAPEATAVKVSLGLGGRGGTTLAKAADGSWTGTTEGPLDEGFHYYHLTIDGGTFNDPGTLNFYGSTRWESGIEIPARDADFYALKDVPHGRVEQILFPSPSSGTQRRAFVYTPPGYEKNAGTRYPVLYLQHGWGEDETAWSNQGHANLILDNLLAAGKARPFLIVMTYGMTNDVRPGQPGGLASFDIKPFQTVLLGELVPYVDAHYRTLADQKHRAMAGLSMGGFETKLIALKNLDRFAYIGLLSGGTIALEDVNTTPGYRDKVKLSFVSFGSREIEGGRSGPPGGPKVDPRANAAAIKAAGIPSAFYVSPDTGHEFLTWRRSLHEMAPSLFRD; from the coding sequence GTGAAGATCACGTATGCCGCCATCGCCGCGGCCATGTTCGCCGTGCACCCCGTCCACGCCCAGACCGCGCCGGCGGCATCGGCGCAAGCCGCGCCGGTGCCGATCGCCGAGGACTTCAAACCTTCGACGCTCAACCAGCCCGGCCAGCAATATCCGCAGGTCAATTCGCAGGGCTATGTCCGATTCCGCGTCATGGCGCCCGAGGCCACCGCCGTGAAGGTGAGCCTCGGACTGGGCGGTCGCGGCGGAACCACGCTCGCCAAGGCGGCGGACGGCAGCTGGACCGGCACCACCGAGGGCCCGCTCGACGAAGGCTTCCATTATTATCACCTGACGATCGACGGCGGCACGTTCAACGATCCGGGCACACTCAACTTCTACGGTTCCACCCGCTGGGAAAGCGGCATCGAGATCCCCGCGCGCGACGCCGATTTCTATGCGCTGAAGGACGTGCCGCACGGCCGGGTCGAGCAGATCCTGTTCCCCTCCCCCAGCAGTGGCACCCAGCGCCGCGCCTTCGTCTACACACCGCCCGGCTATGAGAAGAACGCCGGCACCCGCTACCCGGTGCTTTACCTCCAGCATGGCTGGGGCGAGGACGAGACCGCGTGGAGCAACCAGGGCCACGCCAATCTGATCCTCGACAACCTGCTCGCCGCCGGCAAGGCGCGGCCGTTCCTGATCGTGATGACCTACGGCATGACCAACGACGTGCGGCCAGGCCAGCCGGGCGGGCTCGCCAGCTTCGACATCAAGCCGTTCCAGACCGTACTGCTGGGCGAGCTGGTTCCCTATGTCGACGCGCACTACCGCACGCTCGCCGACCAGAAGCACCGGGCGATGGCGGGCCTGTCGATGGGCGGGTTCGAGACCAAGCTGATCGCGCTCAAGAACCTCGATCGCTTCGCCTATATCGGCCTGCTGAGCGGCGGCACCATTGCGCTGGAGGATGTGAACACCACCCCGGGCTATCGCGACAAGGTGAAGCTAAGCTTCGTCAGTTTCGGCAGCCGCGAAATCGAGGGCGGTCGCTCGGGCCCGCCGGGCGGTCCCAAGGTTGACCCGCGCGCCAATGCCGCGGCGATCAAGGCGGCGGGCATACCCAGCGCCTTCTATGTCTCGCCGGACACCGGCCATGAGTTTCTGACCTGGCGCCGCAGTCTGCACGAAATGGCCCCGTCGCTGTTCCGCGACTGA
- a CDS encoding acetylxylan esterase, producing the protein MGRPRSAAQWCALALALTEPAALHAQTAGMVEEKLPPPTGLAPYFTPASADPIAPDADGFIRRWLLLEPVVKPNRTNTGFTPSYVRAAIAPATYPGKFAGLPRDGEAPAGGLRWHALDSSLFDVKLFYLAQGLGKPTYGVIFWAVTVINAPREMRGVHLAMGSNSASRWWLNGSEVAGLYGDRRMVMDDVVSRPITLRKGRNVLRGAVINGPGLSDFCARLVDEAGKPIRDITIDVK; encoded by the coding sequence ATGGGCAGGCCCCGTTCGGCTGCGCAATGGTGCGCGCTGGCATTGGCGTTGACCGAACCGGCAGCGCTGCACGCGCAGACCGCCGGCATGGTGGAAGAGAAGCTGCCGCCGCCTACCGGCCTTGCGCCGTACTTCACGCCGGCGTCCGCCGATCCGATCGCGCCTGATGCCGATGGCTTTATCCGGCGCTGGCTGCTGCTCGAACCGGTGGTAAAGCCCAACCGCACCAACACCGGCTTCACCCCCAGCTATGTCCGCGCAGCGATCGCGCCCGCCACCTATCCGGGCAAGTTCGCAGGCTTGCCGCGCGACGGGGAAGCGCCCGCCGGTGGCCTGCGCTGGCACGCGCTGGATTCCAGCCTGTTCGACGTGAAGCTCTTCTACCTCGCGCAAGGGCTCGGCAAGCCGACCTATGGCGTGATCTTCTGGGCGGTGACGGTGATTAACGCCCCGCGCGAGATGCGCGGCGTGCACCTGGCAATGGGGTCCAATTCTGCCTCGCGCTGGTGGCTGAACGGCAGCGAAGTCGCCGGGCTCTATGGCGATCGGCGGATGGTGATGGACGACGTGGTTTCGCGCCCGATCACGCTGCGCAAGGGCCGTAACGTGCTGCGCGGCGCGGTGATCAACGGCCCCGGCCTCAGCGATTTCTGCGCCCGCTTGGTCGACGAGGCCGGCAAGCCGATCCGCGACATCACGATCGACGTGAAGTGA
- a CDS encoding efflux RND transporter periplasmic adaptor subunit — MTDETVAPPRRKPPILAILLGIAVLVLIVGGLWLANRPAPEQLQGMVDADEVNVATKALARVETLVAEDGQRVRAGALLATLSSPEIAGGKAQAQGAVDAARAIASETNEGARQEDIASLRSTWQAAQAAADLAAVTSRRTANLYAQGVVAAQRRDEAAAARDASAKQAEAARQQYLKALAGARPQNKQAANAQVRIAEAALQTATALGRETQLVSPIDGEVSRKLVQPGEVVSPVIPAYQVLDIDHAWVELTVREDRFKGIAIGKRLHGHIPALGHDGDFAVYQIAPRGDFATWRATRQASGYDVRAFEVKLRPAAAIPGLRPGMSVLFDWPQ; from the coding sequence ATGACCGACGAGACCGTGGCCCCACCGCGCCGCAAGCCGCCCATCCTCGCGATCCTGCTGGGCATCGCGGTGCTGGTGCTGATCGTCGGCGGGCTGTGGCTCGCCAACCGCCCCGCGCCCGAGCAGCTGCAGGGGATGGTCGATGCCGACGAGGTCAACGTCGCCACCAAGGCGCTCGCCCGCGTCGAGACGCTGGTGGCGGAGGATGGCCAGCGGGTCCGTGCGGGCGCGCTGCTCGCTACGCTGTCGAGCCCCGAGATCGCCGGCGGCAAGGCGCAAGCGCAAGGTGCGGTGGATGCCGCCCGCGCGATCGCCTCGGAAACCAACGAGGGCGCGCGGCAAGAGGATATCGCCTCGCTGCGTTCCACCTGGCAGGCGGCGCAGGCCGCGGCCGATCTCGCCGCGGTGACCAGCCGGCGCACCGCGAACCTCTATGCGCAGGGCGTCGTCGCGGCGCAGCGGCGGGACGAGGCGGCAGCCGCGCGCGATGCGAGTGCCAAACAGGCCGAAGCCGCGCGACAACAGTACCTCAAGGCGCTCGCCGGCGCCCGCCCGCAGAACAAGCAGGCCGCCAACGCGCAGGTCCGCATCGCCGAGGCCGCGCTTCAGACCGCCACCGCGCTCGGCCGCGAGACGCAGCTCGTCTCGCCGATCGACGGCGAAGTGTCGCGCAAGCTGGTGCAGCCGGGCGAAGTCGTCAGCCCAGTGATCCCCGCCTATCAGGTGCTCGACATCGACCATGCCTGGGTGGAGCTGACCGTGCGCGAGGATCGCTTCAAGGGCATCGCGATCGGCAAGCGATTGCACGGTCACATTCCCGCGCTCGGCCACGACGGCGATTTCGCGGTCTACCAGATCGCCCCGCGCGGCGATTTCGCGACGTGGCGCGCAACGCGGCAGGCCTCGGGCTATGACGTCCGCGCCTTCGAAGTGAAGCTGCGGCCGGCCGCGGCGATCCCGGGCCTGCGCCCGGGCATGAGCGTACTGTTCGACTGGCCGCAATGA
- a CDS encoding ABC transporter permease gives MSAFGHALRAELRHLARDRWDLAGLTLIPALLLFLIGTMFWQGSMRRLPIVVVDDDRSSASRTILRAIDAAPLVHIIAMRATEAEAVEEVRRGHANGFVHLPRNLGAGLARHRTPVIRILYNASFLSSGSQAASGAASAVQAAAASLVVNQLSGHALPPDPTRRFAVEAVPLNNPASSFEWFLSTLIYPAVLHLIAAVTSAMALGRDLEGRSLGAWVARNGAIVPALFGKLLPYVAAASLWGVAWLLFVTLGRGWRVEGSIAAIVAGQTLFYLGTAAISALLVAATRETATALSVCAVYAGSALAYAGATLPLNGGSGFARFWSQVLPLTHYLALQTGQLGGQDLATIVPPMLALLAYVLVPGVLAWVLIRRQAR, from the coding sequence ATGAGCGCCTTCGGCCACGCCTTGCGGGCGGAGCTGCGCCACCTGGCGCGCGACCGCTGGGACCTGGCCGGGCTGACGCTGATCCCCGCGCTGCTGCTGTTCCTGATCGGCACTATGTTCTGGCAGGGATCGATGCGGCGGCTACCGATCGTGGTGGTCGATGACGATCGCAGCTCGGCGAGCCGCACCATCCTCCGCGCGATCGATGCGGCGCCGCTGGTGCACATCATCGCGATGCGCGCCACCGAGGCGGAGGCGGTGGAAGAGGTCCGCCGCGGGCATGCCAATGGCTTCGTCCACCTGCCCAGGAATCTCGGCGCGGGGCTCGCCCGCCACCGCACTCCAGTGATCCGCATCCTCTACAATGCCAGCTTCCTCTCCTCGGGCTCGCAGGCGGCGAGCGGTGCGGCGAGCGCGGTGCAGGCCGCCGCCGCCTCGCTGGTGGTCAACCAGCTTTCCGGCCATGCCCTGCCGCCCGACCCAACGCGGCGCTTCGCCGTCGAGGCGGTTCCACTCAACAACCCCGCGTCGAGCTTCGAGTGGTTCCTCAGCACGCTGATCTATCCGGCAGTGCTGCATCTGATTGCAGCAGTCACCTCCGCCATGGCGCTGGGCCGCGACCTGGAAGGGCGTTCGCTCGGCGCCTGGGTCGCGCGCAACGGCGCGATCGTGCCCGCGCTGTTCGGCAAGCTGCTGCCCTATGTCGCGGCCGCGAGTCTGTGGGGCGTCGCCTGGCTGCTGTTCGTCACGCTGGGTCGCGGCTGGCGCGTAGAGGGCAGCATCGCTGCGATCGTCGCAGGGCAGACGCTTTTCTATCTCGGCACCGCCGCGATCTCCGCGCTGCTGGTCGCGGCGACCCGCGAGACCGCCACGGCGCTGTCGGTCTGCGCGGTCTATGCCGGGTCGGCGCTGGCCTATGCGGGGGCCACCCTGCCGCTCAACGGCGGCAGCGGCTTTGCGCGCTTCTGGAGCCAGGTGCTCCCCCTCACCCATTATCTCGCGCTCCAGACCGGCCAGCTGGGCGGACAGGATCTCGCCACCATCGTGCCGCCGATGCTGGCGCTGCTCGCCTATGTGCTGGTGCCGGGCGTGCTCGCCTGGGTACTGATCCGGCGGCAGGCGCGATGA
- a CDS encoding dicarboxylate/amino acid:cation symporter, with the protein MVRIPADSHETAHAAAPAKALPWYRHLYAQVLVAIIAGVLIGHYAPATGEALKPIGDGFIKLVKMIIAPVIFLTIVTGIAGMRDLKAVGRVAAKAFGYFLFFSTLALVVGMVVANVVRPGAGLNIDPASLDAGKVADYAAKAHESTLTGFLLGIIPDTFLSAITGGNILQTLFVAILFGIGLALVGDRGERITHALEDISLAMFKVVAILMKAAPVGAFGAMAFTVGKYGVGTLANLAMLVGTFYFTSALFVLVVLGTVSWLAGFSILRLIAYLKAELLLVLGTSSSESALPSLIEKMERAGCPKTIVGLVVPTGYSFNLDGTNIYMTLAALFIAQATNVHLSIEQQLLLLGVAMLSSKGAAGVTGAGFITLAATLSIVPSVPVAGMALILGVDRFMSECRSLTNFIGNAVATVVVSRWEGRLDHEALDAALHGGALRIDQRPADAVPAE; encoded by the coding sequence ATGGTTCGTATCCCCGCCGATTCCCACGAGACCGCGCACGCAGCGGCGCCGGCCAAGGCCTTGCCCTGGTACCGGCATCTCTATGCGCAAGTGCTGGTCGCGATCATCGCGGGCGTGCTGATCGGCCATTATGCGCCCGCCACCGGCGAGGCGCTCAAGCCGATCGGCGACGGGTTCATCAAGCTGGTCAAGATGATCATCGCGCCGGTGATCTTCCTCACCATCGTCACCGGCATCGCCGGCATGCGTGACCTCAAGGCCGTCGGCCGGGTCGCGGCCAAGGCGTTCGGCTATTTCCTGTTCTTCTCCACGCTGGCGCTGGTCGTCGGCATGGTGGTCGCCAATGTCGTGCGGCCGGGGGCGGGGCTCAACATCGATCCGGCCTCCCTCGATGCCGGCAAGGTGGCGGACTATGCCGCCAAAGCGCATGAAAGCACGCTGACCGGCTTCCTCCTCGGCATCATCCCCGACACCTTCCTATCCGCGATCACCGGCGGCAACATCCTGCAGACGCTGTTTGTCGCGATCCTGTTCGGTATCGGCCTCGCGCTGGTCGGCGACCGCGGCGAGCGGATCACCCACGCGCTCGAAGATATCTCGCTGGCGATGTTCAAGGTCGTCGCGATCCTGATGAAGGCGGCCCCCGTCGGCGCGTTCGGCGCGATGGCGTTCACCGTCGGCAAATACGGCGTCGGCACGCTCGCCAACCTCGCGATGCTGGTCGGCACCTTCTACTTCACCTCGGCGCTGTTCGTGCTGGTCGTGCTCGGCACGGTCTCGTGGCTGGCGGGCTTCTCGATCCTTCGCCTGATCGCGTACCTGAAGGCCGAACTGCTGCTGGTGCTCGGCACCTCCTCGTCGGAAAGCGCGCTGCCCTCGCTGATCGAGAAAATGGAGCGCGCGGGCTGCCCCAAGACGATCGTCGGCCTGGTCGTGCCGACCGGCTATTCGTTCAACCTCGACGGCACCAACATCTACATGACGCTGGCGGCGCTGTTCATCGCCCAGGCGACCAACGTCCACCTCTCGATCGAGCAGCAACTGCTGCTGCTCGGGGTGGCGATGCTGTCGTCCAAGGGGGCTGCGGGCGTGACCGGTGCGGGGTTCATCACCCTGGCGGCAACGCTGTCGATCGTGCCCAGCGTGCCGGTGGCCGGCATGGCGCTGATCCTCGGCGTCGACCGGTTCATGTCCGAGTGCCGCAGCCTCACCAACTTCATCGGCAATGCTGTCGCGACCGTGGTCGTCTCGCGCTGGGAAGGGCGGCTCGATCACGAGGCGCTCGACGCCGCACTGCACGGCGGCGCGCTGCGGATCGACCAGCGCCCCGCCGACGCCGTCCCGGCCGAATAA
- a CDS encoding TolC family protein codes for MRSAKRQDLYVARNRGCGAAALALLLAWTDTAFAQEASPPSLSFQAALARLGKASPGLSGEDHAVRASEDIAAATRTLRRPVVTASASVIEYQKTLSVDLSEPKADALSATNGFLDQLGGQFSGESAQIVAQVTQRIGAALPRLFGAIPNTLEFQTRDTVFRPAVTAAMPLYTGGAIPAVQRGADAAVGIARAKQAGGQDLSRVNLVRAYFGQKVAAQLTVSTREQLDAFDRHLSDARKLEAEGVLAHARVLEVEVARNTAQRAHEHARSEEAIATDTLARLLDQPLGVTASTPLFVHSEPLPPLQRFLDGIDQSPRAQGADAVKSAAQAGVDLAKSRYRPQAFAFGSYNANRNNALPTEPDWIAGVSMRMTLLSNIDRQKTLSAARENQAAAADAAAQARRDVAGEIVRAWNIAEAARRSFLLLDANLAAAQENLRVQQLSFREGEVASSALIDAEAALSTVRTQRLAAAYEYDLGLMALLAASHRVDDYSDFMARADRHVENQQ; via the coding sequence GTGCGGAGCGCGAAGCGGCAGGATCTATACGTCGCACGCAACCGCGGGTGCGGTGCCGCTGCCCTCGCGCTCCTGCTCGCCTGGACCGATACCGCGTTCGCACAGGAGGCGTCCCCGCCTTCGCTCAGCTTCCAGGCCGCGCTCGCCCGGCTCGGCAAGGCCTCGCCGGGGCTTAGCGGCGAAGACCACGCCGTCCGCGCCAGCGAGGACATCGCCGCCGCCACCCGCACACTGCGCCGCCCGGTGGTTACCGCCTCGGCCAGCGTGATCGAATATCAGAAGACGCTGTCGGTCGACCTTTCCGAACCCAAGGCCGATGCGCTGAGCGCGACCAACGGCTTCCTCGATCAGCTGGGCGGCCAGTTCTCCGGCGAGAGCGCGCAGATCGTGGCGCAGGTGACGCAGCGGATCGGCGCGGCCCTGCCCCGGCTGTTCGGCGCGATTCCCAACACGCTGGAGTTCCAGACCCGCGACACCGTGTTCCGCCCGGCGGTCACCGCGGCGATGCCGCTCTATACCGGCGGTGCGATTCCGGCAGTGCAGAGGGGCGCCGATGCGGCGGTGGGCATCGCCCGCGCCAAGCAGGCCGGCGGGCAAGACCTGTCGCGGGTCAATCTGGTGCGTGCCTATTTCGGCCAGAAGGTCGCCGCGCAACTCACTGTCTCCACCCGCGAGCAGCTCGACGCCTTTGACCGCCATCTCTCCGATGCGCGCAAGCTGGAGGCGGAAGGCGTGCTCGCCCATGCCCGGGTCCTGGAGGTGGAAGTCGCGCGTAACACCGCCCAGCGCGCGCATGAACATGCCCGCAGCGAGGAGGCGATCGCCACCGATACGCTGGCGCGGCTGCTCGACCAGCCGCTAGGCGTGACTGCATCGACCCCGTTGTTCGTCCATTCCGAGCCGCTGCCGCCGCTCCAGCGCTTTCTCGACGGCATCGACCAGTCGCCGCGCGCGCAGGGCGCCGATGCAGTAAAGAGCGCCGCGCAGGCCGGGGTCGACCTCGCCAAGTCGCGCTACCGCCCCCAGGCCTTCGCCTTCGGTAGCTACAACGCCAACCGCAACAACGCGCTGCCGACCGAACCCGACTGGATCGCCGGCGTCTCGATGCGCATGACGCTGCTCTCCAACATCGATCGGCAGAAGACGCTCTCCGCCGCGCGCGAGAACCAAGCCGCCGCCGCCGACGCCGCCGCCCAGGCCCGCCGCGACGTCGCTGGCGAGATCGTCCGCGCCTGGAACATCGCCGAGGCGGCGCGGCGGTCCTTCCTGCTGCTCGATGCCAACCTCGCTGCCGCGCAGGAGAATCTGCGCGTGCAGCAGCTCTCCTTCCGCGAGGGCGAGGTCGCCTCGTCGGCGCTGATCGATGCCGAAGCGGCGCTGTCGACGGTGCGCACGCAGCGGCTTGCCGCCGCCTATGAATATGACCTGGGGCTGATGGCGCTGCTCGCCGCCAGCCACCGCGTCGACGACTATAGCGACTTCATGGCGCGTGCCGATCGGCACGTGGAGAACCAGCAATGA